GTCGAAAGCTGAAAGCAAGTAACCTGTTAGTGATTAACGAAGAGGTCGAAAGTCCAGAAGTCTTGGTGGCACAAAAGAAGGCCATGGCCAAAGGCTTTCGAGATAAGCATATGTCGCCTAATGTCGATCCATTCCAGTTGGTGCTGGAAGATCCGGCGTATCTTGTCTTGCATTTGGGCATCTTGCGAACGGCCGATCGAGAGATTCCAGTCTTCCGCGATCAACTGATGGAAATTCAGTCGATGATCAAGAAGGACGGGCTCAAATCGCTGTCTCCACAAATACGATTCCAGGTCCAAAATAATCGATATGCGATGGAGCAACTGCACATCCAAGTGCGAGCCCAACGCATACCAAAATCGGCTCTGGCTTACCGTTAATAACGGATTGACGATTCAACCATCTCAGGTGTCATGCCCACGTTCGCGTGGGCATGCATCGTTTCTTGCCCAATACGATCTAGAAGATGGATGCGAGGATTTACCTTGTAGCTGGAGGATGGATCTCCTCGCAAGATGCTATTGGTAGACAAACACTCCGCTCGAAATTGCTCGGCGACTGCCGTGGTATAAGGCAAATAGATGACCACATTCTGGCGACGCTCGAAGCAGGCAATCTGCGTCGAGCGAACAACGTCGTATTGATTTATGGGGAAGTCCAAGAGGAGCTTACTTCGAAATAAGATCGAATGGGAATTCGTTTTCACCGTCGGGCGTTACCAAAGCACTCAGCTCCGTTTTTCGGTTGTACTTAGACGGAATGTACATTTCTCCCATCTGCTCAGGCGTCCCGTTCGAGTTGTCGAATTTGCCCGGCAGTAATCGCGAGGCCGTAATCGTTACGTCAGACGGTCCTTCTTTCACTTCTAGCTCGTAGGACCCATCGACGATTTCAGCCGAAAATGCCTGGCCGTCTCCTTCGCTTTGACGGAATAAAATGCGTCCTGTTTCAATCGGTTTACCGTCGAAAGTTACGGTGCCTTTGACGGGATGCATACCGGGAGCAGACGAGTTTGAACCACAACCGAGGGATCCAAAAATCAGGCAAACGACGAGCGCAAGATTTCTTCTCATGCTTCCTTCCTTACGGACGTGTTTTTTTGGTTTGAACTTGGGCGAAAGCGTGGCCCGTGCGGCTTTATGGCGGCATGGGCCATTTTTCCAGATGTGATTCTTTAGAGAACGCAGATTAGTATTCGCCGATCACCTGACCGTCGTTGCGGATACCAAGTTTCAGCCACGCTTGGCGATTAATCGTGCTGGTGAAGAAGTGGACCGATCCGTCCACCATCACAGCATTTACGCCGCCGGTGTGGTAGCTGCGAGCAAAGTTCCAGCGACCGGAAAGCCCATCTGCATTGCCGTTTTCGCAAGGGGCATCACTCGGTGCACCTGGCACGGACGTTGCCGAACAGGAATAAACTCGATCCGGCACACTCGAATTCGGAGTTTCGGCGACAGAGAAGCCAAACGACCCATGAGGAGCACCACCCCAGTAGCCGCCAAGTTCACCGAAAGCAGCTACATTGCTTCTGCGGACGATTCCTTCTGAGGCCATAAGCGTATTGCTCGAGCCATCGACGCAATCTCGGAAGGTTGTTTTCGATTCGCGGTAGAACATTCCGCCTGGCTCGGTGCCCGTCAGATTCCCATCGGTGACGTTAATGGTCACAGGGTTTGTTGACGTGTCGATGGAGTAGGTCCCAGGCCCAGCCGAAAGGCCGAAGTTACCTTGGAAACCAATCGAGTCACCACCTCCACCATGGCCTGGCGAGTTGGGATCGGAAGGACATGTCAGCGTGGGGACCTCGGCCTTCTTGATATCGCTTACGACATGCATAACGTATTCACCTGGGTCTGCTTCATAGGCATCAGAAAGAGCCTTTTGCTCCAGGAAGGGAAGTATACGGTGATACCATGTATCACGCCGATGGGTGTTTCCTGAGACCTCGGTTTGGTGCCCGTAGGGGAACTTTCCGAACGTGCTTTCGTAGTTGTGCATGGCTAGGCCAAGTTGCTTCATGTGGTTTACGCACTGAGCGCGTCGCGCTGCTTCGCGGGCCTGCTGCACCGCTGGCAGCAGTAAGGCAATCAGTACACCGATGATGGCAATCACGACCAAGAGTTCGACTAAGGTGAATCCCGCACGGGACTCCATTTTGTGATTCATAACAAACGTAATCCTGAAAGTAGGGTATTAAAAAGGACGTTGTACGTAATGAAATTTGCCGAGTTCGTTTCCCTGAAAGTGGGGAAGGGAAACGCATGATAGGATTACGCTTTACAGCTCAGGCACACGTGATGCCAATTGCAATGCGTTATTTGGGCAATACTCATACTTGAAGGTCGTTAGTGAGGTAACTTCTTCAGGAAAACGGCCTGTTATGGAAAGAAAGTCGCACGTGATATCATCGGAGAAAACTTAAAACAAAAGGGTTACCCCCAGCTGTAATGGATCTTGAAAAACCACCACTTTGTGGTTGTGCTAAGAAATTCAGCGAAGAGCGTAAGGCTTGTGCGGCGTCAAATTACACCAATGTCTTCGTTCCACAATTGTGGGTGCGCCGCGATGAAATTATCCATCAACTTTATGCACTCAGCATCGTCCAGAATGACTAGTTCTACGCCGCGCTTCCGCAAATACGACTCAGGGCCTTGGAAGGTCTGATTCTCGCCAATGACGATCTTGGGAATTTTGTACAGCAGTGCCGTGCCGCTACACATGTCGCAGGGAGATAGGGTCGTGTAGAGAACCGAGTTTCGATACTCCCTCGGCGTCAGTCGGCCTGCTTCTTCCAGGCAGTGCATCTCGGCGTGAAGGATTGCACTTCCTTTCTGAACACGGTGGTTGTGTCCCCGGCTACGCAACTTTCCGTCGACTACAAGCGCGGAGCCGATCGGAATGCCTCCCTCCAACAGGCCTTTTTGGGCCTCCTCGATCGCCACCTGAAAAAATGGATCCATGGTAAGCTCCTGAGTTGAATCTTTGATTTGCGGTATTTTATCGCACTTTCACGCATGCTGCTTGAGAGAGGGTAATGACTCGGGATAGCATGGTAGTCGCAATTATTTTTCTGCGGAGAGATCGATCCGGCTCTACCATTTCATTTTCATCGAGCTGGCTACCCGATATCTAGGGGGCAGCTTGAACGGCCAGCGAGGTCTGAAATGCGCGGAAAACCGATATCCGTATGAAGAAGTCATGTAGACCGGGAGTTCGATGATTTGGCCCCTAGACCCGTCGACGCACCTGGGGTAGCTTCGCTCTACATTGTTTCCTAAAAATCTCGCAGAGTGCGAAAGGCAATCAGCACGATGAAAAGCATACTCGTGGCACAAAGTTTCGTTTGGATCGGAGTTATTCTCTTGGGAGGTGTCAGTGCCCAGGAGAAGCCGGTGAGTGACACTCCCAATTTGGTGCATGATCGTCATATGCACCATCACAATCATCACCACGAAACGGAACAACCGACGGAGAAGCGATTTTTCACTACACGTTCTAGTCAGGTGATGTTGCCGCTTCCCAACGAGCAAGACGCTTTCGTGTTCGCCGTTTTCGGCGATCGAACGGGTGGCCCCAAGGAAGGTGTTAACGTGCTCGCCGACGCCGTGAGAGATGTCAATTTAATTGAGCCAGACTTGGTGATGACTGTGGGTGACCTAATCAACGGTTACAACAGCACCGAGCAGTGGCTAGGGCAAATGCGTGAATTCAAAGCGATCATGAAAGAGTTGCTTTGCCCTTGGTTCCCGGTGGCTGGTAACCATGATGTTTATTGGCGTCCATTGGACGATCCGAAGATGCCGGAGGGACAGCACGATCAACATTACGAAATGCACTTTGGTCCGCTGTGGTACTCGTTCCAGCATAAAAAATGCAACTTCATTGTCATTTACTCGGACGAGGGTGATCCAGAGACCGGTGAAAAGAATTTTCGTAATGCCAAAGCCCAGAAGATCAGTGACGAGCAGTTGGCATTTCTCAAGCAAGCTCTCCAACGTGGCGAGAAGGATGATCATCAATTCATCTTTCTACATCATCCTCGTTGGCTGGGGGGCAATTATGGAAATGATTGGAAAGAACGCGTTCATCCACTGCTTAAGGAAGCAGGCAATGTGACCGCCGTTTTCGCTGGCCACATTCATTACATGCGGTATGACCCTCAGGACGGTATTGAATATGTCACCTTGGCCACCGTAGGTGGTGGGCAATCGAGCAAGGTGCCTGAGGCTGGCTACTTGCATCAGTACCACCTGGTCACCGTGCGTCCCAAGCAAGTTGCCATGGCTGCATTTCCTGTGGGTGAGGCGATGGATGTTCGCGAAATAACGGCCCAGTTACAGCAACAAGCGGTCAAACTGGCTAATCAGAAACCGAAAGTCTCGACCAAGCTCGCTCCGGCCGGGGATGATCTGCAAGAGGGAACGGTCACGACTGTGATCGAGAATCCGACCGACTATCCGATCGACTTCACCCTGACTCCTGCCAGCCGTGACTCGCGCTGGAGTCTCTCACCCAATCACACCCATGGCCACGTGAAACCAGGTGAGTCGCAGAAGTTCACCTTTAACGTGCGATACCGCGGCAAGATGAATGATGAATCGTATCAGGGAATCGAGTTGATCCTCGATCAGGACTTCTTGGCAAAGACCACACGCTATGCGATTCCACAGGTGCGAACGGTGGTTGAATTTTCCAAGCCGGAATAGCGGAGTAATCGCCTGAGAGTAGCTTAGAACTGCGACCTCCATCCGGCCATGATTCCAGATCACCAAAGCTCCAGTCATCTCTTGACTGGAGCTTCTTTTTTTATCAGAGAATCTTGATGTAATCGCTGGCGGTTCGCTTTTCATCAGATGAAATTCCGCTTAGACTAGCTCACCGAGTATCCACCCAGATGGGTGTAACAATCCCCTGGTTAAGATGGTGTTAATCCTCCTAACCCTCATAGCCGGAATTCCTTCAATCTGACCCGCGAATTTTGGATAGAAGCCCCGATGCCAGCCAGCTTTCTCAGTCGCTTTCTGAAACCGTTTTACACTCCAAAAAAGAAAGCTTCGTGTCTGGGCATTTGCTCGGGGCGCGTTAGTTCAGCGGAAACCCTTGAAGATCGCCGAATGCTTTCGGTGAACGTCAATACGGTCATACCGGAACCGCAGTTTGATCTAAATCAGCAATCGCTCCCGGCGAGTTTTGATCAAGGTGCAGTAGTCGATGGTGTTGTTTACTTCTCTGGCATATCGTTTGAACGACGTGGTGACGATTCGGCTATCTGGAGTTACGATCCAGCAGCAAACGACGGCGCTGGCGAAGTCCGGCAGCTTGAGTTGACTGGCGATACCCACGATTTGGAGATTGTTCGTTATATCGATGCCTACGATGGTAAGCTCTACGTCCGCTCTTATAATGCGTCCAAAAATCATCTGCTGACAATCGATCCGACCACTTCTGTCGTCACCAAGATTGCCACGCTTAGTTCATCGATCAATTCGGACCATGTCACCTACGACGAGATGATCGTTCACGATGGAGATCTCTACTATCGTGATGGCAGTACCTCGGGCGGCATGGGAGTGTGGCGATATACGCCAGGTGTAGGAACGACTGAGGTTGCCAGTTTTCAGATGGGTGCCGGTGAGACCGCGCACGAGATGTTCTTAATTAACGACAAGATCTATCTCAATGTGATTGGTGCGAACAATAAATTCCAAATCTGGGAATATGATCCGGCCAACGAAGCAGCCGAAGTAACCAGTCTCGTATTCGAGACATCGACTGCCAACAATGATTCGCCAGAAATGGCCACTGCCAATGGCAAAATTTACTTCACTACCGAAGCTAATCGATCGCTTTGGGAAGTTGATCTTCAAGCTGATCCAACTCCCACAGGCACCCAGGTTGTCTATCTCCCTGATTTTACAAATTCGTCTACGACCGATATCCTCGATTTGGTAGCACTGAAAGGAAAGTTGTACTGGACTTCCTCGCAGCGCGGGAGTGTATCGTTCTGGCAATATGACCCCGAAAGTGGTGAAGACCCACTGAATCTTGGTCGTGATATTCTGCCTGGCAAATTCCCTTCCATTATTAATCTCTCGGCAGGGGAAGATTACCTGTATTTGTTAACCAGTCTTAGAAACAGATACTCGACAGGCGGCACTGCCTATAGCTTTCCAGGAGAAGCCATCCTTAAGTACGATCCCAGCCAACCACTTGCCGATTCCACCACAATTATTTCGGATATCGATTTGGGGTCAGGAAATTGGTACACCGAGAAAGCAGACGTCTTCGAAGTCGGTAACTCAATACTATTTCCTGGCCAAACAGACCATCTGCGATATGACACGCTCTTGCGGTATGACGCTGGCAATGAAGGAGAGCCTGGTCAGTTGACTGAGGTTCGACAGTCAATCGAGTTGAATGAAAGCTCGAACCCGCACGAATTGACCGTAATTGGTAAAACACTCTTCTTCACTGCCACCGATGGAATTCATGGCTACGAACTTTGGAAAGCGACGATCCAAGCAGATGGAAGCGTAACGAGTCCGGAAATGATCGCGGATCTCTATACCGGAGTAATTGGCTCAAATCCACAGAATCTCGCGGTGATCGATGGAGTTCTCTACTTCGATGCAGAGGATCAAGGCGTCGATTCACTGTATAGGTATAATCCCGAAGGAGACGAATTGACGCGGCTCGATAGTACTGGCCCGTATACCGAAGTGGTCACTATTGGTAATCGTCGGTATTACTTTTGGTTTGGCAGTCATGAGGTGTACCTGAATTACTACGAGGCAAGTTCCCCTGACTCGGCTGGGGAAATGACAGAAGTGCCAGATTTCCTCGTCGAACGAATCAATGGACAACCACACCATACGACGGCCATTG
This region of Bremerella alba genomic DNA includes:
- a CDS encoding DUF1559 domain-containing protein; this translates as MNHKMESRAGFTLVELLVVIAIIGVLIALLLPAVQQAREAARRAQCVNHMKQLGLAMHNYESTFGKFPYGHQTEVSGNTHRRDTWYHRILPFLEQKALSDAYEADPGEYVMHVVSDIKKAEVPTLTCPSDPNSPGHGGGGDSIGFQGNFGLSAGPGTYSIDTSTNPVTINVTDGNLTGTEPGGMFYRESKTTFRDCVDGSSNTLMASEGIVRRSNVAAFGELGGYWGGAPHGSFGFSVAETPNSSVPDRVYSCSATSVPGAPSDAPCENGNADGLSGRWNFARSYHTGGVNAVMVDGSVHFFTSTINRQAWLKLGIRNDGQVIGEY
- a CDS encoding nucleoside deaminase: MDPFFQVAIEEAQKGLLEGGIPIGSALVVDGKLRSRGHNHRVQKGSAILHAEMHCLEEAGRLTPREYRNSVLYTTLSPCDMCSGTALLYKIPKIVIGENQTFQGPESYLRKRGVELVILDDAECIKLMDNFIAAHPQLWNEDIGVI
- a CDS encoding metallophosphoesterase family protein, whose product is MKSILVAQSFVWIGVILLGGVSAQEKPVSDTPNLVHDRHMHHHNHHHETEQPTEKRFFTTRSSQVMLPLPNEQDAFVFAVFGDRTGGPKEGVNVLADAVRDVNLIEPDLVMTVGDLINGYNSTEQWLGQMREFKAIMKELLCPWFPVAGNHDVYWRPLDDPKMPEGQHDQHYEMHFGPLWYSFQHKKCNFIVIYSDEGDPETGEKNFRNAKAQKISDEQLAFLKQALQRGEKDDHQFIFLHHPRWLGGNYGNDWKERVHPLLKEAGNVTAVFAGHIHYMRYDPQDGIEYVTLATVGGGQSSKVPEAGYLHQYHLVTVRPKQVAMAAFPVGEAMDVREITAQLQQQAVKLANQKPKVSTKLAPAGDDLQEGTVTTVIENPTDYPIDFTLTPASRDSRWSLSPNHTHGHVKPGESQKFTFNVRYRGKMNDESYQGIELILDQDFLAKTTRYAIPQVRTVVEFSKPE
- a CDS encoding dockerin type I domain-containing protein, with amino-acid sequence MLSVNVNTVIPEPQFDLNQQSLPASFDQGAVVDGVVYFSGISFERRGDDSAIWSYDPAANDGAGEVRQLELTGDTHDLEIVRYIDAYDGKLYVRSYNASKNHLLTIDPTTSVVTKIATLSSSINSDHVTYDEMIVHDGDLYYRDGSTSGGMGVWRYTPGVGTTEVASFQMGAGETAHEMFLINDKIYLNVIGANNKFQIWEYDPANEAAEVTSLVFETSTANNDSPEMATANGKIYFTTEANRSLWEVDLQADPTPTGTQVVYLPDFTNSSTTDILDLVALKGKLYWTSSQRGSVSFWQYDPESGEDPLNLGRDILPGKFPSIINLSAGEDYLYLLTSLRNRYSTGGTAYSFPGEAILKYDPSQPLADSTTIISDIDLGSGNWYTEKADVFEVGNSILFPGQTDHLRYDTLLRYDAGNEGEPGQLTEVRQSIELNESSNPHELTVIGKTLFFTATDGIHGYELWKATIQADGSVTSPEMIADLYTGVIGSNPQNLAVIDGVLYFDAEDQGVDSLYRYNPEGDELTRLDSTGPYTEVVTIGNRRYYFWFGSHEVYLNYYEASSPDSAGEMTEVPDFLVERINGQPHHTTAIGDQVYFAIKNAVTGDEGIYVYDTTANNGMNSPKRIELPSGVTYAKRFIGFNGKVYFHAAKEIVNGGLFEYNPSDDSIRQITDSNSGDSYFYPSRLTVFNDQLYFRAHDGSSTFQLWRFDPTVNDGLGEVQLAFDSHIYSWTSGSYHDEGSPFLVHDGRMYVDADFNRARGLNILVFEPDADDRPLTLTESIAKPPSSYFDYEYVVAGNHIVTNMFGEIEGRELYSIPLISGELHAEFRYAADPNDIAGTVENSPSDSTPTFGEWDSHVGQIWLTVGPNTVEQVFDLSVELEWDTLWFLGPEVTSHLGTDATSINQTNSGTRTSSVTISGVDLSSYEIGDRVLVGTLEFSLDPDKSTNVLIDNPLPVPRQGAALTGVKNSSTRQPVLFDDEQGNLQITPMQYDVNDDDRVGIADFAEFIRNYGRQADESSPEAYRFDYNRDGRVGIADFALFITYYGDRKFPLATPAARKSIAIEIEPDVAPSLSVSSYQLEGEPDPSIYLGTMLVQPSESAIDNVIHTELKHGVESVDALDLPVDPSWDAQIVDAAMQSGELSYAATSDKKSGFNLTLSAEFDPYDSI